The Alkalihalobacillus sp. TS-13 genomic interval TCGGCTCAGTGGACCACCTCCTTAAATTTTGCCTGGTTTCCCTCAAGCTCAATTGTCAGAGCGATTTCAAAAGTTCTGTTCCAGGGAAGCGTGATGTTTCTGATTCGGAGAGCATAACCATTGCATAGTCGTAGTTTGTTCAAAGTCTCTCCGGCGGTCTCCATGAACTGTTTTTGCACGATTTCAAGCAACTCATCTTCATCTAGCTTCGATTCATCCACTTGATCCCTAACTTTCTGGCGGGTGACTGATTGATAGAGATAATCATCTAAAAACCGCAGCGCCAACAGTTCGAGGTGCCTTTTCTGAAAGTCGGTTTCAAGCAAAAACCCGTTCAGTTTTTGCAAATGGATCATTGCAGAATGAGCGATGACCGTTCCTAGAGAATTTCCCGCCGTATTCCAACCGGCATAACCTGACAGGTGTCTGAAAATCCCCGTATCGGTCAATCTCGGCATCAGTGCAGGATCCGCGCCATTCGCATAAGCAAGATCGGCGACCGCTACATCTTTTCCTTTTTCGAGATAATGCTTGACCTTCAACATCCATTCACCGAGATTCCGGTCCGTCGTGTCGACTTCAGCCAGATCCATCTGTAGAGCCAGATCCCCCTGCTTCTTCCCTGGCACGTTGACAGCAAGAAGAAGGTCCGCTTCTGAAGGACTTTCGCCTGTAAAAGACCCGAACGCATAGACCTGGCCTTTGACAGACTCATAGATTGGCCGGTCTTCGTACATCGCATTGGACAACGCCCCTTTTTGACCACTGTAAAAAGGATGGAAGATCGGCTTCTTGACGTCTTCAAGATCATAGACCATTCTGGCGACCAATGTACTTGCCACCTCGTCAGCCCCCGGATAAATGAAAACCTTCTCATGGAGGTTGCGTTTGTTCACCTCCTCAGAAAGCCATTCTTGCTCCTGGATGTTATAGCCGTACTCTGCTGTATCATCTTGCGGGAATACAAGGATATTGAATAAACCAGCTTCGGCTTCATCCAGTAAAGAACGGTTGATCGAAAAATTCCGCTCTCTCGTTTTCTTATAATCTTTTAAAATCGTATCCGGTATCTTCGGCCTCAGCTCCTCTATCAGTTTCTTGGAGACGGGATCCTTCGTTTTCAAATAACGATGGGAATGATACGAGAATTGCCAGATTTCTTTACCATAACGGTTCCAGTACTCCTTCTCCTCTTCATTCACATAAGAATTGGAAAGGCGCATCGTGGCGCTGAATCCCATGATTTTGAGCTCTGGATTGACTCTTTTCAGTTCTTTTAAAACCTGAAGGCGTGCTCGGACTTCTTCTACTGTTGCCACAGAAACCCGGGAAGGGACAAGCCCACCGTAACCGAGCATATCAATCGACACGACAATCCCGTCCACCTCACGAGACTTTTCTTTTAACCAGTTTTGCAGGAGGTCAAGATTACCTGGCTTTTTTAAAAATCCGAGCTCATTGCGTTCTGGTACGAGGACTTCCCAGCCACCGATTGCGGCCAGCTGTACTGGAAGGTCGCGTGTAACAGGTCGTGCATCAACTGGAAGCATTGCAATTTTTCGTTTCATCCATCTCCATCCTTTCTGTCAAACGATTATCCTTTTACAGCCCCGCTCGTTGCTCCTTTAATGAAGTAGCGTTGGAGGATGAGGAAGAATATGATGATCGGCAGGACCGAAATGACGGAACCAGCAGCAATCATACGCCAGTCTGCCGAAAACAGCCCGGTGAGTGCGTTCAACCCTAGAGGCAGGGTGTACATCTTCTGATCATCCAAA includes:
- a CDS encoding DUF4127 family protein, which codes for MKRKIAMLPVDARPVTRDLPVQLAAIGGWEVLVPERNELGFLKKPGNLDLLQNWLKEKSREVDGIVVSIDMLGYGGLVPSRVSVATVEEVRARLQVLKELKRVNPELKIMGFSATMRLSNSYVNEEEKEYWNRYGKEIWQFSYHSHRYLKTKDPVSKKLIEELRPKIPDTILKDYKKTRERNFSINRSLLDEAEAGLFNILVFPQDDTAEYGYNIQEQEWLSEEVNKRNLHEKVFIYPGADEVASTLVARMVYDLEDVKKPIFHPFYSGQKGALSNAMYEDRPIYESVKGQVYAFGSFTGESPSEADLLLAVNVPGKKQGDLALQMDLAEVDTTDRNLGEWMLKVKHYLEKGKDVAVADLAYANGADPALMPRLTDTGIFRHLSGYAGWNTAGNSLGTVIAHSAMIHLQKLNGFLLETDFQKRHLELLALRFLDDYLYQSVTRQKVRDQVDESKLDEDELLEIVQKQFMETAGETLNKLRLCNGYALRIRNITLPWNRTFEIALTIELEGNQAKFKEVVH